Within the Luoshenia tenuis genome, the region AGGTTGACCACCTTGGCGATGGCCAGCAGCGTAGGCTGCAGGCTCAGCGCGGCGATCACCGCGCGCTCATCTCCGGCATAACCCGCATGGGCCTTGCCGCGCAGCGCGCCCATGACCACGATGCTGCCATCGGCGATCAGCTCCGCCCCCGGGTTTACATCCCCTACGATCACCACATGCCCGCTGGCCCGTATGCGCTGGCCGCTGCGGATCAATCCGTGGATAAACTGGGTCTTGTCGGTAGGCACCGGCAAAATTTTGATGCCGCTATTCCCCGGGGAATCCGCCATCTGCGCCGCGCTTGGCCCGGGTTCCTCCGTCTTGTCCGCCGGCGGGGGCTGCTGGCTTGTCGGCTCCTCCTGGCATGCAGCTTCTTTTTCATCCTCAAAGGATAGGGATAAAATGCCAAACTCCCGATACATCCAGGCCGCCAGCCTTTCCCTTTGGGCCTCGTCCATTGCCGCGCCGCACAGGGCCACGCCCTGGCCGCCCTTATAAAAGGCGGGGTGGCGGGCCATGCGCGCCTTGATGGCCTGGCGTATCTCCTCAAACCCGGCTTCCCTGGCCACTGTGATGCGCAGCACTTCGCCCCGCCCCTGCCAGGAATGGATGATCTCGTCCATCGCCGCCTCCTTACTGCCCCATGCTGCCCGGCGTGGGCAAATTCTCTTCAGACTGGGCCTCTTTACTCTCCATGTAATAGGTGACGATCTCCTTCATCGTATAAGAACTCAGCGCACCCGATAGGCCGTTGGGGATAAATACCACCACGGCGATCTCCGGTTCGTCATAGGGCGCAAAGCCGACGAACCAGGAGTTGTTCTCAATATCCAGCGTAGAGACCTGCGCCGTACCGGTCTTGCCGCCGATCTGGTCGCGGTACTTATAGCCATCAAAGTATTTTGCCGCAGTACCCTGATCCTCGGGCGAGACCACCTCTCTCATTCCCTCTTTAATCGCTTCCAGATACTGCGCGGGGATCTCCAGATCCTCCACCAGCTTAGGCTGCATCTCTTCTACCGTGCGTCCCTCGCTGTCCTCGATCCGCTTGATCAGCGAGGCGTCATACACCTTGCCGCCGTTTACCAGCGCGGAAACATACCGCACCACCGCAATAGGGGTCAGCGTGGTCATACTCTGGCCGATGCCCGCCACAATGGTCTGGTTGGGCGTCCACTGCAGCTCCGTCATCAGGTTGAGCAGTTCCAGATCCATGCTGTTGGCGCGGATCACTCCCTCCGGGAAATGCAGATTATCCCGCAGCATGGTCTTGATCTGGGAGACCTGGTTGTCCGCCTTGGTGGCTACCAGGTCCATCATACTCTTCAAATTGGCCTGAAGGTTGTTTTCCTCCAGTTCGATGCCGTTTTCCTCGGCGATATTGGTGACAAAAGCCTTGATCTGCCGGTTGACCAGAATGGGGATGGAGCTTTGCTGCTCGTCCAGCGGCTTTGAAGCGTCGTACAATACCGTCTGGTTGGCGACCTGACCTGTGGCCTCGCCGGGCAGCTCGATATTGGTCTTGCTGGTCAGCCCCAGCTTGTCCGCCCACTTATTGATCCCGTCGATCTCCAGACGGGAGGCCGTTTCAAAGAAGTAATAGTTGCACGAGTCCCTCAGGGCCGTGGTAATGTTCTCGTTCTGGTGCTGGCTGAAGTTAGGCTTGACCCAGCAGGCCGGCGCCTTACCGGTAACGGTGTATTTATCGTAGGGGCCCAAGTCGTCCATGGTCTCGGTCAGGGTGATCTTGCCCTCCATCAGGCCGGCCAGGCCGGTCACCATCTTAAAAATAGAACCCGGCGTGCTCTTGGCGTTGATGGCTTTGTTGAAAAGCGGGTTGCCCGTCTGCTCCTGCAGGGCCTTATAGTCCTCCGAGCTGATGCCGCCGATAAACGCGTTCGGGTCATAAGAGGGGTAATTGGCCAGGGCTAGGACGCGTCCGGTGGACACCTCCATTACAATAGCCGTGCCCATTTCTGCGTATTGCAGCGGCGAGCCGCGTTGGGCCACTACCTCGTCGTATTTCGTGGGATTGGCCTCGTATTTGGCCTTTTGCTGGGCCACGACCTCCTCGATATTGGCCTTAAGCGCATCCTCCACCTTTTTCTGCAGGGCGGCGTCGATGGTCAGCACCACATTGTTGCCATCGGTGGGCGCTTCATAATCCAGCTCCCGGGTGACCTTGCCCTGGCTGTTGACCTCCACAACCCGCTGGCCCTGGTGCTCTGCACTGCTGCCGGTCAGGTAGGTCTCCATGCTGGATTCTACCCCCGTGATGCCCACCTGGTCCTCGGTGCCGTATTTCTGTTCGGCATATTGCTCTAGCAAAGTATCGGTGATCTTGCCCGTGTAGCCCAATACGTTGCCCGCCATCTCCCCGCGGGGGTAGACCCGTACCGTGCTCTCGCTGGTGGAGATACCCTCCAGCTCGATGGCGCGCGCCTCTATCTGTGAGACCGTTGCTAGGTTCACGTTGGAGGCGATCTTCACCGGTACATAGCTTAGGTAACTAGTCAGCTGCGCTTCCTGCCAGATGGAGAGCAGCTTGCGCGCCTCCTCATAGGGCATCTCTTCCGGGATCTGGTAGCGCTGGCGCAGGTAGGTGTAGATCTCCTCCGCCGTCTTTTTTGAATCGGGTATATACATGTTGCTGCGCCAGTTTTTCTCGCGCTTTTGCGCGGCCTCCTCGGAAATATCCCCCCACTGGAAGGCAAAGCCCGCCTCTGGCGTATACTGTATGGCAAAGGTATCGATCACTTCATATCCGTTTTGCTCGATAATATCGATGGCCGCCATCAGCGAATTGGTATAGGCCAGGTTATCCGCCGCCTTGTTGCGGGTGGGGTCGCGCATAAACTCTACATCATAGCTCTTTTGGTTATAGGCCAAAGGCAGCCCGTTGGTATCTAAAATCTTGCCGCGCTCCCCCTTCAGGGTGATGGTGCGCTGCTTGCCGCTCTGGGATTGGGCGTAGTACG harbors:
- a CDS encoding penicillin-binding transpeptidase domain-containing protein; translated protein: MNAKIRFTIFAVALALLFCVLGGSMADLQLRQGEAYYAQSQSGKQRTITLKGERGKILDTNGLPLAYNQKSYDVEFMRDPTRNKAADNLAYTNSLMAAIDIIEQNGYEVIDTFAIQYTPEAGFAFQWGDISEEAAQKREKNWRSNMYIPDSKKTAEEIYTYLRQRYQIPEEMPYEEARKLLSIWQEAQLTSYLSYVPVKIASNVNLATVSQIEARAIELEGISTSESTVRVYPRGEMAGNVLGYTGKITDTLLEQYAEQKYGTEDQVGITGVESSMETYLTGSSAEHQGQRVVEVNSQGKVTRELDYEAPTDGNNVVLTIDAALQKKVEDALKANIEEVVAQQKAKYEANPTKYDEVVAQRGSPLQYAEMGTAIVMEVSTGRVLALANYPSYDPNAFIGGISSEDYKALQEQTGNPLFNKAINAKSTPGSIFKMVTGLAGLMEGKITLTETMDDLGPYDKYTVTGKAPACWVKPNFSQHQNENITTALRDSCNYYFFETASRLEIDGINKWADKLGLTSKTNIELPGEATGQVANQTVLYDASKPLDEQQSSIPILVNRQIKAFVTNIAEENGIELEENNLQANLKSMMDLVATKADNQVSQIKTMLRDNLHFPEGVIRANSMDLELLNLMTELQWTPNQTIVAGIGQSMTTLTPIAVVRYVSALVNGGKVYDASLIKRIEDSEGRTVEEMQPKLVEDLEIPAQYLEAIKEGMREVVSPEDQGTAAKYFDGYKYRDQIGGKTGTAQVSTLDIENNSWFVGFAPYDEPEIAVVVFIPNGLSGALSSYTMKEIVTYYMESKEAQSEENLPTPGSMGQ
- the minC gene encoding septum site-determining protein MinC — translated: MDEIIHSWQGRGEVLRITVAREAGFEEIRQAIKARMARHPAFYKGGQGVALCGAAMDEAQRERLAAWMYREFGILSLSFEDEKEAACQEEPTSQQPPPADKTEEPGPSAAQMADSPGNSGIKILPVPTDKTQFIHGLIRSGQRIRASGHVVIVGDVNPGAELIADGSIVVMGALRGKAHAGYAGDERAVIAALSLQPTLLAIAKVVNLPPEEGLEKAGYPEKARLLAGKIVIEPLTD